Proteins co-encoded in one Novosphingobium sp. PP1Y genomic window:
- a CDS encoding ABC transporter permease, whose translation MADQTNSTEMLTPAGIPQPRQFPTKGEPVIHQVNWVGLKTLYMKEVRRFFKVQTQTIWAPAITTLLFLVIFTVALGRGGREILGVNFATFVAPGLIVMGMMQNAFANASFSFLSGKIQGTIIDFLMPPLSEGELMLAMVAAAVTRAVLVGLALCAAMLLWPGVDLSVAHPWAVVWFGLMGSVFLALLGFISSIWAEKFDHNAAVTNFVIAPLSLLSGTFYVIDNLAPAFQAVSRVNPFFYVISGFRFGFLGQSDIGDTNMAVLHSAIGIGIVNAVLAFVVYRVLRSGWKLKG comes from the coding sequence ATGGCCGATCAAACGAATTCGACCGAGATGCTGACTCCTGCCGGTATCCCGCAGCCACGCCAGTTTCCGACGAAGGGCGAGCCTGTGATCCACCAGGTGAACTGGGTGGGGCTCAAGACCCTTTATATGAAGGAGGTGCGCCGCTTCTTCAAGGTGCAGACCCAGACCATCTGGGCACCGGCGATCACCACCCTTCTCTTCCTCGTGATTTTCACTGTCGCGCTGGGTCGCGGCGGGCGCGAAATCCTCGGCGTGAACTTCGCGACTTTCGTGGCGCCGGGCCTGATCGTCATGGGCATGATGCAGAACGCCTTCGCCAATGCGAGCTTCTCGTTCCTCTCGGGCAAGATCCAGGGCACGATCATCGATTTCCTGATGCCGCCGCTCAGCGAAGGCGAACTGATGCTGGCGATGGTCGCCGCCGCCGTGACCCGCGCCGTCCTCGTCGGCTTGGCCCTTTGCGCGGCGATGCTGCTGTGGCCCGGCGTCGACTTGTCGGTAGCCCACCCCTGGGCGGTCGTCTGGTTCGGCCTGATGGGGTCGGTCTTCCTTGCCCTGCTCGGCTTCATATCCTCGATCTGGGCGGAAAAGTTCGATCACAACGCGGCGGTGACCAACTTCGTCATCGCCCCGCTCTCCCTGCTGTCGGGCACGTTCTACGTGATCGATAACCTTGCGCCGGCTTTCCAGGCGGTGAGCCGCGTCAATCCCTTCTTCTACGTCATCTCGGGCTTCCGTTTCGGCTTCCTGGGCCAAAGCGATATCGGCGATACCAACATGGCCGTTCTGCACAGCGCCATCGGCATCGGCATTGTCAATGCCGTACTGGCCTTCGTGGTCTATCGCGTGCTCCGTTCCGGCTGGAAGCTCAAGGGCTGA
- a CDS encoding GcrA family cell cycle regulator has translation MSWTDERIEKLTKMWEGGATASQIADELGGVSRNAVIGKAHRLGLKARPSPVKANEKPARPAAPKKAKPASEAPAAPAPKAEAPVARPVPQAPAAPAPRAAAPSAPAAPAADKPASEQPRIVSVGPGGFLRQGPGDQQQPIPPAPPRRLVPAKPSPEIADKTSLLDLNDRICRWPMGHPGEPDFHFCGDKVNPGFPYCVQHCGRAYQAQLPRGARRPPPPLPFGGPRVR, from the coding sequence ATGAGCTGGACGGACGAGCGGATCGAGAAGCTGACCAAGATGTGGGAAGGCGGCGCCACTGCCAGCCAGATCGCGGACGAGCTTGGAGGCGTCAGCCGCAATGCGGTTATCGGCAAGGCGCATCGCCTCGGTCTCAAGGCCCGGCCCTCGCCGGTCAAGGCGAACGAGAAGCCGGCTCGTCCGGCGGCTCCCAAGAAGGCGAAGCCCGCCTCCGAAGCGCCAGCTGCGCCAGCCCCCAAGGCCGAGGCGCCGGTGGCCAGGCCTGTGCCGCAGGCTCCGGCCGCGCCGGCTCCGCGCGCCGCTGCGCCTTCTGCGCCGGCAGCCCCTGCTGCGGACAAGCCCGCCTCGGAGCAGCCGCGCATCGTCTCGGTCGGTCCCGGTGGCTTCCTGCGTCAGGGGCCCGGCGATCAGCAGCAGCCGATCCCGCCCGCTCCGCCGCGCCGCCTGGTTCCGGCCAAGCCGAGCCCGGAAATCGCCGACAAGACGAGCCTGCTCGACCTCAACGACCGCATCTGCCGCTGGCCGATGGGGCACCCGGGCGAGCCGGACTTCCACTTCTGCGGCGACAAGGTGAACCCCGGCTTCCCCTATTGCGTCCAGCACTGCGGCCGCGCCTATCAGGCCCAGCTGCCGCGCGGCGCGCGCCGTCCACCTCCGCCGCTGCCTTTCGGCGGACCGCGGGTGCGCTGA
- a CDS encoding peptidylprolyl isomerase: protein MAAPFALAALALPAGARQAEAPGDVPAPPAVAQAPAAPERVEHVYVELKTPAGAITLDLDKTHAPLTTANFLKYVDSGRLDGAVFYRAMHLDYSDEPAGLLQGGVRDGAKLFPPVAHEPTNRTGILHKAGAVSMARFAPGTATADFMILISDMPALDAQAGNEGEDPGAGFAAFGHVVSGMNVVRKIWDMPRSATKGEGVMKGDILEDEVKIIGARRVAAPPPASTVPAPEPSALAPATIAGEEEAADGAD from the coding sequence ATGGCCGCACCTTTCGCGCTGGCCGCGCTCGCTTTGCCGGCCGGTGCCCGGCAGGCCGAGGCGCCCGGCGATGTGCCCGCGCCGCCTGCCGTGGCTCAAGCTCCCGCGGCTCCTGAAAGGGTCGAGCATGTCTATGTCGAGCTGAAGACGCCCGCCGGCGCGATCACGCTCGATCTCGACAAGACGCATGCGCCGCTGACCACCGCGAACTTCCTCAAGTACGTCGATTCCGGACGCCTGGATGGCGCGGTGTTCTACCGGGCCATGCACCTGGATTACAGCGACGAACCGGCCGGGTTGCTGCAGGGCGGGGTGCGCGACGGCGCCAAGCTTTTCCCGCCCGTGGCCCATGAGCCGACCAACAGGACGGGCATCCTGCACAAGGCGGGGGCCGTTTCGATGGCGCGCTTCGCGCCGGGCACTGCCACGGCCGATTTCATGATTCTCATTTCCGACATGCCCGCGCTCGACGCGCAGGCGGGCAACGAAGGCGAAGATCCCGGCGCCGGTTTCGCCGCCTTCGGTCATGTCGTCTCCGGCATGAATGTCGTGCGCAAGATCTGGGACATGCCGCGCTCGGCCACGAAGGGTGAAGGCGTGATGAAGGGCGACATCCTCGAGGACGAGGTGAAGATCATCGGCGCTCGCCGGGTCGCCGCTCCGCCGCCCGCTTCCACCGTACCTGCGCCGGAGCCATCGGCACTGGCACCTGCCACCATCGCGGGCGAGGAAGAAGCGGCGGACGGCGCCGACTGA
- a CDS encoding GGDEF domain-containing protein: MTANDDSQARGGFMRWFGLGKARGADGEAHEQAAPAAEAAPQLVDPRERMREKTLAEISSFLLTHRLPVSVATLEIAHDIVTGANPMVGRLVADRISSREPITLAWLEDVVIAQSRDNSGEQLHHLVMRLESSIAEFAATTTAARTATNDYNSALEAHVGDLGAVGNANEVIVQLASLARDMISRTRDIERELSRSERETRALQKNLADARREAEMDHLTGLPNRRAFEAVLKQEFGDSREVGDALAVAFCDIDNFKRINDVHGHEAGDRILRTVAQSLAKISNDRCHVARHGGEEFVVLLRGKTAQEAMDILDNAREKLATRKFVNRATDLPFGRISFSAGVADAHAYETSGEALRAADEALFRAKSAGRNCVQVASPADGAGEASQHGDEAGEHEYS, translated from the coding sequence ATGACGGCAAACGACGACAGTCAGGCCCGGGGGGGCTTCATGCGCTGGTTCGGGCTGGGCAAGGCCCGAGGCGCGGACGGCGAGGCGCACGAGCAGGCTGCGCCTGCAGCCGAAGCCGCGCCGCAGTTGGTGGACCCGCGCGAGCGCATGCGGGAAAAGACGCTGGCGGAGATCTCCAGTTTCCTGCTGACGCATCGCCTGCCGGTGTCGGTAGCGACGCTGGAGATCGCGCACGACATCGTAACCGGGGCGAATCCCATGGTCGGGCGGCTCGTGGCCGACCGCATCAGCAGCCGGGAGCCGATCACACTGGCCTGGCTCGAGGATGTCGTGATTGCTCAGAGCCGCGACAATTCGGGCGAGCAGCTCCACCATCTGGTGATGCGCCTCGAATCGTCGATTGCGGAATTTGCCGCCACCACCACTGCCGCGCGAACGGCGACAAACGACTACAATTCGGCGCTTGAGGCCCATGTTGGCGACCTTGGGGCCGTGGGCAATGCGAACGAGGTGATCGTGCAGCTGGCCTCGCTGGCGCGCGACATGATCTCGCGCACCCGCGATATCGAGCGCGAGTTGAGCCGTTCGGAACGCGAAACCCGCGCTCTTCAGAAGAACCTGGCGGACGCGCGGCGCGAGGCGGAGATGGATCACCTGACAGGCCTGCCCAACCGCCGCGCCTTCGAGGCCGTGCTCAAGCAGGAATTCGGGGACTCGCGCGAGGTGGGAGACGCCTTGGCCGTCGCCTTCTGCGACATCGACAATTTCAAGCGCATCAACGACGTCCACGGCCACGAGGCGGGCGATCGTATCTTGCGTACGGTGGCGCAGTCGCTCGCGAAGATCTCGAACGACAGGTGCCACGTGGCGCGCCACGGCGGTGAGGAGTTCGTTGTCCTGCTGCGCGGCAAAACCGCTCAGGAAGCCATGGATATCCTCGACAATGCGCGTGAGAAGCTTGCGACCCGCAAGTTCGTCAACCGCGCGACGGATCTTCCGTTCGGGCGCATCAGCTTTTCTGCGGGCGTGGCCGATGCCCATGCCTACGAGACGTCCGGCGAGGCGCTGAGGGCGGCGGACGAAGCCCTGTTCCGGGCCAAGAGTGCAGGGCGCAACTGCGTCCAGGTGGCCAGTCCCGCCGATGGTGCAGGTGAGGCGTCGCAGCATGGCGACGAGGCTGGCGAGCACGAGTACAGCTAG
- a CDS encoding DUF1993 family protein, giving the protein MSVSLDDAYVKTCLQILRALAGQLEKAEDHCKAVGVSPETLTEARLAPDMWPFAKQVLEAGHHSARAIEGVRAGVFGPELDPVPSEFPTLREQVAQSIATLEGVAPGELDAIADRDMRFEFKSYRMDFTVANFLLSFSLPNFFFHATTAYDLLRSQGVALGKGDFLGQTRRKA; this is encoded by the coding sequence GTGTCCGTTTCCCTCGATGACGCCTATGTGAAAACATGTCTGCAGATCCTGCGGGCGTTGGCCGGGCAGCTCGAAAAGGCCGAAGACCATTGCAAGGCAGTCGGCGTCTCGCCCGAGACGCTGACCGAGGCGCGGCTTGCGCCCGACATGTGGCCGTTCGCCAAGCAGGTCTTGGAGGCCGGGCATCATTCGGCCCGCGCGATCGAAGGCGTTCGCGCAGGCGTGTTCGGTCCCGAGCTCGATCCGGTGCCGAGCGAATTCCCGACATTGCGCGAACAGGTCGCCCAGTCGATCGCGACACTCGAGGGCGTTGCGCCGGGCGAACTCGACGCCATCGCCGATCGCGACATGCGCTTCGAGTTCAAGAGCTACCGCATGGACTTCACTGTCGCGAACTTCCTGCTCAGCTTCTCGCTGCCCAACTTCTTCTTCCATGCCACGACCGCCTATGACCTTCTGCGCAGCCAGGGCGTTGCCCTCGGCAAGGGGGATTTCCTCGGACAGACCCGCAGGAAAGCCTGA
- the rpsL gene encoding 30S ribosomal protein S12, producing MPTINQLVRKGREPQKAKSKVPAMEQNPQKRGVCTRVYTTTPKKPNSALRKVAKVRLTNSREVISYIPGEGHNLQEHSVVLIRGGRVRDLPGVRYHILRGVLDTQGVKDRKQSRSKYGAKRPK from the coding sequence ATGCCCACGATCAACCAGCTGGTCCGCAAGGGCCGCGAACCGCAGAAGGCCAAGTCGAAGGTCCCTGCGATGGAGCAGAACCCGCAGAAGCGTGGCGTCTGCACCCGCGTCTACACCACGACCCCGAAGAAGCCGAACTCGGCACTTCGCAAGGTCGCCAAGGTGCGCCTGACCAACAGCCGCGAAGTCATCTCGTACATCCCGGGTGAAGGCCACAACCTGCAGGAGCACTCGGTCGTGCTCATCCGCGGCGGCCGCGTTCGCGACCTTCCCGGCGTTCGCTACCACATCCTGCGCGGCGTGCTCGACACGCAGGGCGTCAAGGACCGCAAGCAGTCGCGCTCGAAGTACGGCGCCAAGCGTCCGAAGTGA
- the rpsG gene encoding 30S ribosomal protein S7: MSRRRRPEKREILPDPKFGDQVLSKFMNNLMLDGKKSVAESIVYGALDTMESRAKADPVQLFHDALNNVKPQIEVRSRRVGGATYQVPVEVRPERAQALAIRWLISAARNRPETTMAARLSGELMDAANNRGNAVKKREDTHRMADANRAFSHYRW; the protein is encoded by the coding sequence ATGTCACGTCGTCGTCGTCCCGAGAAGCGGGAAATCCTGCCTGATCCGAAGTTCGGTGATCAGGTCCTGTCGAAGTTCATGAACAACCTCATGCTCGACGGCAAGAAGTCGGTCGCCGAAAGCATCGTCTACGGTGCGCTCGACACCATGGAATCGCGCGCCAAGGCCGATCCGGTCCAGCTGTTCCACGATGCGCTGAACAACGTGAAGCCGCAGATCGAAGTGCGCAGCCGCCGCGTCGGTGGTGCGACCTACCAGGTTCCGGTCGAGGTTCGCCCCGAGCGTGCCCAGGCCCTGGCCATCCGCTGGCTGATCTCGGCGGCGCGCAATCGTCCCGAGACCACCATGGCCGCCCGCCTTTCGGGCGAGCTGATGGACGCTGCCAACAACCGCGGCAATGCCGTGAAGAAGCGCGAAGACACGCACCGCATGGCGGACGCAAACCGCGCCTTCTCGCACTACCGCTGGTAA
- the fusA gene encoding elongation factor G, with protein sequence MARSHSLNMYRNIGIMAHIDAGKTTTTERILYYTGKSYKIGEVHDGAATMDWMEQEQERGITITSAATTCFWGDYRINIIDTPGHVDFTIEVERSLRVLDGAVACFDGVAGVEPQSETVWRQADKYGVPRMCFINKLDRTGADFKYCVQSIIDRLGATPAVLYLPIGLESDLKGLVDLVHNRAIIWKDESLGAEFFYEEIPADMADEAELYRSQLIELAVEQDDDVMEAYLEGNEPDVDTLKRLIRKGTLGHAFVPVVCGSAFKNKGVQPLLDAVVDYLPSPLDIEDVQGVKVDSDEPDSRPPSDDAPFSALAFKVMNDPFVGSLTFCRIYSGTLSKGSYLNSVKQKKEKVGRILEMHANERKDIEEAYAGDIVALAGMKETTTGDTLCSEKAPIVLERMEFPEPVIELSVEPKTKADQEKMGVALNRLSAEDPSFRVSTDHESGQTIIKGMGELHLDIIVDRMRREFKVEANVGAPQVAYREYLAKPVDVDYTHKKQSGGTGQFGRVKVKVTPGERGSGITFKDEVKGGNIPKEYIPAIEKGMRETAETGSLVGFPIIDFDIVLYDGAYHDVDSSALAFEIAGRGCMREVAQKAGIKLLEPIMKVEVVTPEEYLGDVIGDMNSRRGQIQGTDSRGNAQVVEANVPLANMFGYVNQLRSFTQGRANYSMFFSHYDEVPANVAAEVKEKLA encoded by the coding sequence ATGGCACGTAGCCATTCGCTCAATATGTACCGTAACATCGGTATCATGGCGCACATCGACGCCGGCAAGACCACCACGACCGAGCGTATCCTCTATTACACCGGCAAGTCCTACAAGATCGGCGAAGTGCACGACGGCGCTGCGACCATGGACTGGATGGAGCAGGAGCAGGAACGCGGCATCACCATCACCTCGGCAGCGACCACCTGCTTCTGGGGCGACTACCGCATCAACATCATCGACACCCCCGGACACGTCGACTTCACCATCGAAGTCGAGCGTTCGCTGCGCGTGCTCGACGGCGCGGTTGCGTGCTTCGACGGCGTTGCCGGCGTTGAGCCGCAGTCGGAAACCGTGTGGCGTCAGGCTGACAAGTACGGCGTTCCGCGCATGTGCTTCATCAACAAGCTCGACCGCACCGGGGCCGACTTCAAGTACTGCGTCCAGTCGATCATCGACCGCCTCGGCGCCACCCCTGCAGTGCTTTACCTGCCGATCGGTCTCGAGTCCGATCTCAAGGGTCTCGTCGACCTGGTCCACAACCGCGCGATCATCTGGAAGGACGAATCGCTCGGCGCCGAGTTCTTCTATGAAGAGATTCCGGCCGACATGGCGGACGAAGCCGAGCTGTACCGCAGCCAGCTTATCGAACTCGCCGTCGAGCAGGACGACGATGTCATGGAAGCGTACCTCGAAGGCAACGAGCCCGACGTCGACACGCTGAAGCGCCTGATCCGCAAGGGTACGCTCGGCCACGCGTTCGTTCCGGTCGTTTGCGGTTCGGCGTTCAAGAACAAGGGCGTTCAGCCGCTGCTCGACGCCGTCGTCGACTACCTGCCTTCGCCGCTCGACATCGAAGACGTCCAGGGCGTCAAGGTCGACAGCGACGAGCCCGACAGCCGTCCGCCGTCGGACGACGCGCCGTTCTCGGCGCTGGCCTTCAAGGTCATGAACGACCCGTTCGTCGGCTCGCTCACTTTCTGCCGCATCTACTCGGGCACGCTCTCGAAGGGTTCGTACCTGAACTCGGTGAAGCAGAAGAAGGAAAAGGTCGGCCGTATCCTCGAGATGCATGCCAACGAGCGCAAGGACATCGAAGAAGCCTACGCAGGCGACATCGTTGCGCTGGCCGGCATGAAGGAAACGACCACCGGCGATACGCTCTGCTCGGAGAAGGCGCCGATCGTTCTCGAGCGCATGGAATTCCCCGAGCCGGTCATCGAGCTGTCGGTGGAACCCAAGACCAAGGCCGACCAGGAGAAGATGGGCGTTGCGCTCAACCGTCTCTCGGCCGAGGATCCCAGCTTCCGCGTCTCGACCGATCACGAATCGGGCCAGACCATCATCAAGGGCATGGGCGAACTTCACCTCGACATCATCGTCGACCGCATGCGTCGCGAGTTCAAGGTCGAAGCCAACGTCGGTGCGCCGCAGGTGGCCTATCGCGAATATCTCGCGAAGCCGGTCGACGTGGACTACACCCACAAGAAGCAGTCGGGCGGTACCGGCCAGTTCGGTCGCGTGAAGGTCAAGGTCACGCCGGGCGAGCGCGGTTCGGGCATCACCTTCAAGGACGAAGTCAAGGGCGGTAACATTCCGAAGGAATACATCCCGGCCATCGAGAAGGGCATGCGCGAAACGGCCGAGACCGGCTCGCTCGTCGGCTTCCCGATCATCGACTTCGACATCGTGCTTTATGACGGTGCCTACCACGACGTCGACTCGTCGGCCCTGGCCTTCGAAATCGCCGGTCGCGGATGTATGCGCGAAGTCGCCCAGAAGGCCGGCATCAAGCTGCTCGAACCGATCATGAAGGTCGAGGTCGTCACCCCCGAGGAATACCTCGGTGACGTCATCGGCGACATGAACAGCCGTCGTGGCCAGATCCAGGGCACCGACAGCCGCGGCAACGCCCAGGTTGTCGAGGCCAACGTGCCGCTGGCAAACATGTTCGGCTACGTGAACCAGCTCCGCTCGTTCACCCAGGGCCGCGCGAACTACTCCATGTTCTTCTCTCACTACGACGAGGTCCCGGCCAACGTCGCGGCCGAGGTGAAGGAGAAGCTTGCCTAA